Proteins encoded within one genomic window of Odocoileus virginianus isolate 20LAN1187 ecotype Illinois chromosome 2, Ovbor_1.2, whole genome shotgun sequence:
- the LRRC26 gene encoding leucine-rich repeat-containing protein 26, whose protein sequence is MRSPSFPSWGPPLQLLLLLLPWPVWAQAPAAAASWGTPGALDCPEACVCAPGGQANCSGRALPAVPGGLNWRVRVLLLNHNRVHALPPGAFADAGALLRLDLRENGLRWVHARAFWGLGALEQLDLSANQLEALLPGTFAPLRALRALSLAENRLARLEPAALGALPLLRALSLQDNDLPALASGLLEGLPNLNTLRLRGNPWTCGCALRPLCAWLRGHPRHAPEAETLLCVSPGRLTLSPLTAFPEAAFSHCARSLAARDLAVVYALGPVSFLASLAACLALGSAFTACGARHRRRRRAAARRQQRRPPDPGPGTASPAATAAQA, encoded by the exons ATGCGGAGTCCCTCCTTTCCCTCGTGGGGGCCgccgctgcagctgctgctgctgctgttgccgTGGCCAGTCTGGGCCCAGGCGCCCGCCGCAGCCGCCTCCTGGGGAACCCCGGGCGCCCTAGACTGCCCCGAGGCGTGCGTGTGCGCGCCGGGGGGCCAGGCAAACTGCTCGGGGCGAGCGCTGCCCGCCGTGCCGGGGGGTTTGAACTGGCGCGTCCGTGTGCTGCTGCTGAACCACAACCGCGTGCACGCGCTGCCTCCCGGCGCCTTCGCGGACGCCGGCGCGCTGCTCCGCCTGGACCTGCGCGAGAACGGGCTGCGCTGGGTGCACGCGCGGGCCTTCTGGGGCCTGGGCGCGCTGGAGCAGCTCGACCTCAGCGCCAACCAGCTAGAGGCGCTGCTGCCCGGCACCTTCGCGCCACTGCGCGCGCTGCGCGCCCTCTCTCTGGCTGAGAACCGGCTGGCGCGCCTAGAGCCCGCGGCGCTGGGCGCGCTCCCGCTGCTGCGCGCGCTCAGCCTGCAAGACAACGACCTGCCTGCGCTCGCGTCCGGGCTCCTGGAGGGCCTGCCGAATCTCAACACGCTGCGCCTGCGCGGGAACCCCTGGACCTGTGGCTGCGCGCTGCGCCCGCTCTGCGCCTGGCTTCGCGGGCACCCGCGGCACGCGCCAG AAGCCGAGACGCTGCTTTGCGTGTCGCCGGGGCGCCTGACGCTCAGCCCCTTGACCGCCTTCCCGGAGGCCGCCTTCAGCCACTGCGCGCGGTCCCTTGCCGCCCGGGATCTGGCCGTGGTCTACGCTCTCGGGCCCGTCTCCTTCCTCGCTAGCCTGGCCGCCTGTCTGGCCTTGGGCTCCGCGTTCACCGCCTGCGGCGctcgccaccgccgccgccgccgcgccgccgcccgccgccaGCAGAGGAGGCCGCCGGATCCTGGCCCCGGCACGGCCTCGCCTGCGGCCACCGCCGCTCAAGCTTGA
- the TMEM210 gene encoding transmembrane protein 210, translating to MAACPQPDSCLLSGPLGLICLSLLLIPAAAGTYCECSLGLSREALIALLVVLAGISASCFCALVIVAVGVIRAKGETCPEHMDSRMVGHFGVQEDHMDLRTVHVESHLMDPDMVVPMMRPLEEHGLMTITMDSTLEEPPPQPE from the exons ATGGCCGCCTGTCCCCAGCCCGACTCCTGCCTGCTCAGCGGCCCCCTCGGCCTCATATGTCTGTCCCTTTTGCTCATCCCTGCTGCAG CCGGAACCTACTGCGAGTGCAGCCTTGGCCTCAGCCGCGAGGCCCTCATCGCCCTGCTGGTGGTGCTGGCGGGCATCAGCGCCAGCTGCTTCTGTGCCCTCGTCATCGTGGCTGTCGGTGTCATTCGAGCCAAGGG tgaaACGTGCCCTGAGCACATGGACAGCAG GATGGTGGGGCACTTCGGGGTGCAGGAAGACCATATGGACCTGCGCACGGTGCATGTGGAGTCCCACCTCATGGACCCCGACATGGTGGTCCCCATGATGCGGCCCCTGGAAGAGCATGGCCTGATGACCATCACCATGGACTCGACCCTGGAGGAGCCGCCCCCCCAGCCTGAGTAG